The genome window ctgtttgaaGACACCGCTTTGGACTGTAGATTAGcgttgttttacatttatttttgtataatttctTGACATTATGAAGACTAAACCATAAATcagtaatgaaaaaaacactatGCTGCCCTGGTTCCTCAATGTATTAAACAATATCCTAATGTGAACAGATGTACTACAAGAAGAATGATGTATGGAGAAAATGTTTGCCCAACGTCACTGTAGTGTTACGTTTAACCAATGATGGAAATGTGGTCCTGCTTCTGCATTTATGttaattatactgtatatagatAGACTTGTATCTGCAAAGTGTAAGAGCAAAATTGCACAAAAAGCACCAAAGTGCCACGGATCATTTCAGGGACTGGAGTGGAAGAAACTGCCATGTGTTGGATGTATACCTGCTGTTTTGATGCCAAATAAAAGGTTTCAACAGTTAATGTCATTCATTGGATGAACAGTAAGGTTCAGAGACGCGACATATAAAGTAGACAACACGACATATTGTAAAATGGTTTTTaatttacttctttttttttttttttttaaactcttcttCCCCTCTGAGATTACTGGCTTTAGAAATGGTATCGTACTCCCCCTCTTGTTGCTCTCCTGTATGTGGGCTGATATGTCACTATGCAGGCATCTGTTGGCTTCAATGGAAGGGCAGGACGCACAGTACAAACCTAACGACGGGTCCCCCACACTCTTAACTCTCCAATAACCTGGCTTTTGGATTCACTCACGCTCAGTGGAACAGTGGGATTTAGACTTGTACCAAAACCTCAAAGACATATAAAGAGACAAAACCAGTTTTAAGAGAACTTGTATAAAGTGGCAGACTGTAAATTTCCACCGTTCATCACATGGGGTTTCCCCTCTCGTctcactgcttttttttttcaaaaaaaaaaaacactgggaaGGACGCAGTCTTTTCTCCCCCAGCATGATGACATTTGACAACAGgtaacagcaaaaacaacagccATTTCATACATGTTATGATCATATTAGAGTACACCATTtcaaatcctttttgtttttgttcctcttATTTCCTGGGATCATAACTAAGAGGTGTTACGGCAAATACCGTGCCTTTAAAAGGTATCCAGCCCGCTTTGACTTTTAATGTTTTACGGTTTTACAGCAAGTGGAGGTATTAAGAATTTTAGACactaaacaacacaaaaaaataaagtctcAGATTTTTATGGATTGGTCTTgggaacaaaataaacaaaattctTGATTGCATAAGTAATCATGTCCTTTAAGACAATACTTAATAGAGGCACATTTGGCAACCGTTACAGCCTTCAGTCTCCTTCAACAGGCATGTAACAAATTTACACTTCAGTCAAGCTACTTGACTTTGAGTGAATAGCAATTAGCAAGACCTGACAAATTCAGGATTGGATGTTATCAAACCATTCCTATTTAGATTTGGCTCTCTGTGAAATATACATCTTTAGTTGTACATTTTCACCAGcatttctttgtattttgcTGCATCGGTTTAAATTCCACCGCCACAAGCTGTCCAGGGCCTGCTGCAGAGAAGCCTCcacacagcatgatgctgccaccaccaggCTTCatggtggggatggtgtgtttttAGGCCaacactaaaacacacagaatTTAGTTTGATGGCTAAAATCTTATTCATCATTAAAGTATCTTCTATTGATTTTGCCCAAAGAAATCCTAATTACATCAAATGTGATACAGTGTTGTAAAACAGTAACACATAAAAAATGGTGCAACGGGGGGGGGGATACTTTCTATAAGCACTGTGAGAGACATCATAATCTAGAACCATTTAGTACCAGGGAGAGAAGGGGTGCATCTCAATAGGCTGGAGTAGCAATGTCTCTTTATCTTCTGTCTCAAGTCTCAAGGTTTGAAATTATGTTTCCCCTACCAagtatttcaaaatatttttctaTACCTTCAGAAGTATGTGTGGAGAAGATATGGAGAAAAAGCTACTTCAAACAGGCATATTGTTATAACTTGTGCTATACAAATGAATTAGACTAGAGTTGGTCATATTGAGACGCAGCCACGAGGTCGGTGAGACTTAACAAGCGTCTCCTACCAGACAGGCTGAACTGGACTACCCACAGATAAGAACCGTACGACTGGAGTGAGGGAACTGCTCtggggttgttgttttttttcctacaaaAGCCGGGTGATGAAAGAGAAaggaataaaataaagaaactcTGCATTTAATTTAGACCGACAATGAGACTCCCATGTAGCACAAACATATTTACAAGctccaaaaaataaaagtaaaaacacgTCTCTTGATGTCCCAATGCCCCTAACCCCTGCCCACACGCTTTTTCTTCTTTACCCCACTTCCGTTTGatccaaaataaaaactgtacgTGAAAGAGTTATGAAAATATAGGTTATTCCAACATGGTTGTGTCGTGGACTGTACTCCTTCTCCTGTTCTtcgttttttcctcctccttcctcttcaccgtctctctctcttcagtaaGGGTGTTGGGTGTTGCTGTTCTGTCCCGCTGGCCTGTCCCAACCCTAACCCCCTCCCTGACCCCGGGGCGTGGCATTGAGTCACAGGATCACTGGAAGGCTGTTGAGGTCACAGCTCGTCGCGGTCCCGTCTGAGGATGGTGTAGCGGGTCTCGCTGGGCGCCAGCTTCTGGAATGAGCTCCCTGGGGGGCTGCTTGCCACATCTCCTCCCGTCTCCTCCTGTGGGCCAAATTCAAACAGTCAAGTCTCACataagaaaagcaaaaacagcTTTTAAGGACTCTGTAAAGTATGCTGATGCTGACCTGTCCAGGTGTGCTATCTGTGGGATCAGGACCATGGTGAAACTCTCTGTGTAGCTTTCCGGAATGAAGGTCGAGCACAAACTGTCTCAGCTTGCCAGGAATactggaaaaaacacagaaacacacactggacaTCTTAATCTCTACTTTTTGGGCTTGTAATCAGTGCAACTTGCTGGATTCACGAGTCGGTGCATGTACATAATACTTAATCATTAACATAATCGCCCTGAAATGCTTTACACGACTACTTGTTCAGCTGTTTGAAGTTTCACTCACAAAAAAGTccccaaaaaaatatattcctACCACTAAGCTTCATGTTGTGCTGTTGGAAACCAGTCAGTAGTTGTATTAGTGGATCTGAAACTGTTAATAGTGCAGCTATCAACTAATTCACCAGAGTAGCGTGGTACTATACACAAAATAAAGAGGAACTGGGCTGACATGCTAAACGGTATGCACTTCAGCCTCTCATTCACCAACTCACATAGCAATGGTGGTGGAGCTGCTATGAAATACACTGGCCAACATGCCTGCCAGAAGCAGCTTAGACAGAACTATCCTGTGTTGTTGATAACCTTCCCAAACAACTACTGAGTTGTAATGCAATATGCCTGAAAATCCAGAAATGTTCGTATGATGATAATGTGGTCTGATCATATTTTATTCAACCTTAATTATCTAAGTTTTTTTTAGGTCAGTAGATGATATCTGTACTAGGGATGGACCAAGTGGGCCACTTATCAGGCCCAATATCCAGCATTTTCCCGATTATCGtatcagtgggttttttttttaggtcaggTTGCCGATAacataaatgaatttaaaatgtattacttggctctgatgcagcttcCTCCCTCTATCTGTAGTCACCTCTCTGTGGTTTCACATCAGGAGTAATAGCCTCTTAACACTAGGGTTGGGCAATATCGAACATTTTATTTCACGATATCTTCTTGCCAAAATATTGCGACACATTATTGTTGCTTGTCTGCTTGGCCTGTGAGGTGAGACTGCAAATTTGTGGTATTGCCCTGTTCAGGTAATAAGTGCTTACAGCCATGCAGCCTCATTCAAATCCTTTGGCTCATCATTTTCTCCCACTTAAAACCTGAAatactgtttcttcttctgagaAACAAAGTACTCTGTGTCTGTATGTTAAATCGCTCGGTGTATGCCACTACATCATGCCAATCAACCTGTAGTAGCTGTCTCGGtagctctgcttttttttcaaaataaaagcctgaagTTGCCCTAACAGCTGTTTGATATTCaattttgtgaaaaatattgCTCCAACGTCAAATGTTGTGACCTTTGATCATGTCTAATATCAGCCAGAGTCTAATCAACACTAAATAATCTGAAACTGCTAAGTAACTACTAACTTAAGTTATCAGACAAATGGAGTTTAAGTTTAAAGTACCAAAAATTGGAAATATACCAACATACGCTTTTAATTTTTACTAGAAAGTGTATTGGCTCCTGGATTATTTGATAATAGGTGACAGGTCTGGACCGCTCATGAGTTTCTTTTGTACTAAGAGagaattctaaaataaattaaaatagtGAGTCCAACAACTTCTTTCAAATAACTCATACGTGTCATTTCAtagactgtgtgtttgtacgaGTGCTTCTTTCATAAGGCCCATTAACTGTGTGCTTGACAAAAGCATTCCTACACACAAAGTCCAGCAATAAAGACCGACCTGCTTGAACTACAGAGCAGGTCTGAGTTGATATGAGACAATACAGCTAGtggcggcagcagcagaggacatTATTCCCTGCGGACGTGTCATGAAGCAGCATTAATCCATATCAACGCTGTCCTGTGAAGTGTGCTTATTAACGACAGGTCATGAGCTGTTGTCATATCACACAGACGGAGCTGTTCCCCAGTCGCAGCTAACCCCGTGTGTCAGAGCAGCATGCAGACCcacgcacacacgcaaacacacacacatacatatataacataCACTGCACTAATGTAATTACAAGCTGTGTGCCACATGCAGTGGTGATGTGATGTAATTAGGTTGTGGAGGGCTGGTCAGTCCTCGGGGCTTCTGTCTATCTGATCAGACTGATTGGGAGGTTGGGGGAGGTGGAGTGGGGGGGgacagaataaataatcttaaattaaattagacTGGATTAGTTTAGCACTTATTGCACGTGCCAAATCATGTCACATTAGCTCTGGTGTCCTGGGCCATTCATAAAGGACAGATTTTAGGAGGTGTGACATTTCTCCGCTGTTGAGTGCACAGTGGATTATGGTGTgcgtgtatgtttgtgtgtgtgtgatgaaattaactttatttatGGAGATTTTGTAATGAACAATTTCAGTGATCAAAAATGTCCAAAAGAATGCTGAGCCGACATGTGGATGATTCATGTGTTCATTACAGACGCATTTGTGGGGAGTTTTCATCAACATTAGGCTGTTTCTTTCTACATGAAACAATTACCAgcccattttcttttctctattttctttttagaaTTAAAGGAAGATGCACATGCGGTGGtattgcaaaagaaataaaatatataaatgctgTGTCAGATTGATGATATCATGCATCTAATTTTAACTAAACTAAATCATATTTTAAGAGTGAAATGTGGAACTTACTTGAGGTCTTTGAAGTCAGGAAACACATACATGTGTCTGAAAGAGTCTATAGCGATGACGGGACAGTCAGCAGGAGTTTTCTGGATATGGAGGAGAGGATGGCGGAACTTCTCGCAGTCTGCGTGCAGGAAGTTTATAGAACCTGAGGagaacataaaaatgtcatgAACATCAGTGTCTGACCGGTACAAAACAGTGTTGTCATGATACTGAATATCCAGCTTAGATACGATGACTTGGAAAATATCACTGGGGGCAAAAGAAATTCTTAAAAGGTAAATATATCAAAGCTTGTATATTGTGTGTTAAGAACAACAGCATCTATTTTAATCTACTTAGGAGGAGACTGGGCTATCTAAACACAACAGTCATGCACGTGTGGACTTACTGTTGGAGAGGAGAATTAATAAAGCAACTGGTACAGGTGTATCAATACTGTgaacactgtcacacacacttaccTTTCTCGCTAATTAGCTGACGAGCTACTTCATGTTGGAACTTCTCTAAGCTCTCTCCGTCTTCTTTAACATGAAACAAGATGAGGAAAGGGATTCCTTCTTCAGTCAGCTCCTGGAAAACAcgcgcacgcaaacacacagagaaagtgtCAAAGACAGATGGACTGCCCACAGGCACCATAAATACCCTCCAGGCCGTCTTGTGCGTAAATATCCATGTGTGAATTTACATTTGTCGAAAAAAAATTTGAGCTTCTCAACATCAACGAAACCAAAGAGCTGAttgttggttaaaaaaaaaaaaaggaggtaaAGACACACACTCTTGTGTACTTGGGTGAAGCTGCGGGGGAACAGGAGAAGGGTTCTAGGTTTCTGGGAATCAACATCAAAGAAGCTGTCATAGTCATCACAAATATCCACACTGGTAAAGAAAGCTTATAAATGGCATTATTGCAACAGAAAGCATACTGCCTTGAAACATCGCAGACTACCATGATGTGATGAGCATGTCCAGGACAGGAAGACTCTCGTCTGGagtgggtgattaaaaccaTGCGGAACATCATTGGATTCTATCAATTCTAGCAGGCATACCCAACTCGCCACAGCCTGTTCTCCCTGCAGAAGCACCCagtgccgtaccaccagactacaagGCAGACTCTTGCCTCAAGCCGGGAGACTCCATATCTCATGCTCAACACTTACTACACTCAAACAAcacatgtattttttgttttgtgagtggCATAAGAGGACTAGAAAAAGCATTTTGTGATACAACAAAGGTTGTTGTGATGCTGACAACACTCTTTAAGAAAAAGCAGGTAACAAACCTCTCCATTTTCAAAGGTGATCTCCCTGACCAGAGGCACACATTTGTCCTGGGCCCAGGCGTAGGTCAGGTCAAAGTTGTTGAGTGAGCCGAGGTAGACCATGTCAGGTGCGCTGTCCCCCATAGGCTTGTAGATTACATTGTCACCACTGAAGCGCTCAGGCTCAGATACAGCACTGTGACAGTAAAGCAGTTAAAAAAAGTTGAAGTTACTTAGAAATTGAAGAAGGACTAAAAACTAAGCCTCCAATATCAACTCTTAGGCACATGTGGGCTTCATTTGAAGGATTATGGAAAATGGATTCTCACCCAAATGCAGCCAAGAAAGTGCAGTCGTCTCGAAGGATGTTGGCAACTTTTCCGTATGTGTGGTAGTTATCTGAGTCCTTTGTTTCAAAGTAACCtatgatgtttctcttgctccTCTGTTGAAtaaggaaacaaacatttttatttacaacaaCCGGAAATTTTGCAATGTTTTACAgacactgtgtgcatgtgtgtcactcacatcAACAGCATTAACCTCCTCCAATGAGTGTATCTCTTTCACGGGGTCGACCTGCTGCTGGCGGATGAAGTCAGCAATGGCCGCCAccgacctctgacccctgtactccctcttcatcatcattccATTGCGGAACAACTTCAACGTCGGATACTTGGTGATGCGGTACCTCTGGGCTATGTCCGCTAcgcagaggcagaggcagaggagaagtTAAATAAAGAAGGACGAATCAattgatgaggaggaagaggcagagtAAAAACACATGGGCACGGGGGGATGAGGAGCGGAGCAGTGACAGAGACGGTGGGTAAACCTGAAAACACTGCCTTCAGTCAGCTCTTAGCTCTGATCTCCCACATGAAAGCTGCCCCCCGCCAAGAGTAAATATTCTCTCTGCacacactttgtgtgtgtgtgtgtgtgtgtgtgtgtgtgtgtgtgtgtgtgtgtgtgtgtatttgtgcatgtGGCAGGTGTCAATCTCCCTGCGGGGTGTCTCTAAGCCTCCCGTCTTCACAGGAAGCAGCAGTTTTGTCATTAGTCTTCAAACAGTTTGCAGGTCATCAATAATTctctttaatttgctttatCTCAAAAGGCTGAGGCGAGCGGTTTATGTGTCTGTGCTTTGGTGTGCTGGGCATCTATGTGTACATATGTGCATCAAATATAGTACacagtggagtgtgtgtgcctTTTTAGCTGCCAGGATATAGAATGAGGGTGTTGTAACATTACATGACCACAAAACTACTAAACTAATGCTGATAGAAATATAACACACATATTGAACCTGGAAGTAAGctataatgtaaataaatatttttgaagTTTAAGCCTTAAA of Sparus aurata chromosome 17, fSpaAur1.1, whole genome shotgun sequence contains these proteins:
- the erp44 gene encoding endoplasmic reticulum resident protein 44, with the translated sequence MKLLAIFPRLDIRFVTVILLVMGLSTPGQAEITSLDSGNIDEVLNNAGVALVNFYADWCRFSQMLHPIFEEASNIVREEFPNTKQVVFARVDCDQHSDIAQRYRITKYPTLKLFRNGMMMKREYRGQRSVAAIADFIRQQQVDPVKEIHSLEEVNAVDRSKRNIIGYFETKDSDNYHTYGKVANILRDDCTFLAAFGAVSEPERFSGDNVIYKPMGDSAPDMVYLGSLNNFDLTYAWAQDKCVPLVREITFENGEELTEEGIPFLILFHVKEDGESLEKFQHEVARQLISEKGSINFLHADCEKFRHPLLHIQKTPADCPVIAIDSFRHMYVFPDFKDLNIPGKLRQFVLDLHSGKLHREFHHGPDPTDSTPGQEETGGDVASSPPGSSFQKLAPSETRYTILRRDRDEL